One segment of Paenibacillus rhizovicinus DNA contains the following:
- the jag gene encoding RNA-binding cell elongation regulator Jag/EloR — protein MKKIIASGKTIEDAVRQGLTELQVSAERVNVTVLEKPSKGFFGLIGVRAAKVELALLPEVSQPSAVSAPVVPVAAAPKADTPAPAAKDAKDAILETERFIIEVAGTMGLDITIARHDSRDGLVLALSGGGDLGMLIGRRGQTLDALQYLVNIVANRYSSSHLRIVLDAEDFRQRRRKTLEDLSDRLAGHVVRTRKEVVLEPMAPHERKIIHSQLQNHAKVKTFSKGDEPNRRVVITLK, from the coding sequence ATGAAGAAAATCATAGCATCGGGCAAAACGATCGAAGATGCTGTAAGACAAGGTTTAACGGAATTGCAAGTATCCGCGGAACGTGTGAACGTGACTGTGCTGGAGAAGCCGAGCAAAGGCTTTTTCGGCTTGATTGGGGTAAGAGCTGCGAAAGTTGAGCTGGCTCTGCTTCCAGAGGTGAGTCAGCCATCCGCGGTTTCAGCGCCGGTTGTTCCGGTCGCTGCCGCTCCGAAGGCAGATACGCCTGCGCCGGCTGCGAAGGATGCAAAAGATGCGATCCTTGAAACGGAACGATTCATTATTGAAGTGGCAGGAACGATGGGACTTGACATTACGATTGCTCGTCACGATTCAAGAGATGGATTGGTTCTCGCATTATCCGGCGGCGGAGATCTCGGCATGCTGATCGGCCGTCGCGGTCAAACGCTTGATGCTTTGCAATACTTGGTCAATATTGTGGCTAACCGTTATTCCAGCAGTCATCTTAGGATCGTGCTTGATGCGGAAGATTTTCGTCAGCGTCGACGTAAGACGCTTGAAGATTTATCGGACCGCTTGGCGGGGCACGTCGTTCGGACTCGTAAAGAAGTGGTACTCGAGCCGATGGCGCCGCACGAGCGTAAGATTATTCATTCGCAGCTTCAGAATCACGCCAAGGTTAAAACGTTCAGCAAAGGCGACGAGCCCAATCGGCGCGTCGTCATCACGCTGAAGTAA
- the mnmE gene encoding tRNA uridine-5-carboxymethylaminomethyl(34) synthesis GTPase MnmE: MIQDTIAAISTAVGEGGIAVIRVSGPEAVEACAAVFRSKSNIAEVDSHTVHYGHIVDPASGETVEEILLTIMRGPRSFTAEDVVELSTHGGVVAVKRVLELLLRSGEIRLAEPGEFTKRAFLNGRIDLTQAEAVIDLIRSKSDRAFTVALKQAEGMLSKKVKALRHGLIELLAHIEVNIDYPEHDVESMTSAYIRERCGEAYLEIERLLKTAAEGKILREGIVTAIVGRPNVGKSSLLNALVQENKAIVTDIPGTTRDVIEEYITLGGIPLRLLDTAGIRETADVVERIGVERSRSALEEADLILLVLNANEPLHPDDRELIAKMKGRQVVVLLNKTDLPIVLDTSEIEESFPVESIVRLSVLTEQGLDELENVIKRMFFDGELESADLTYVSNVRHISLLNQARQSLRDAIEATEIGIPIDIVQIDVRTAWEQLGEMIGDSVAESLIDQIFSQFCLGK, encoded by the coding sequence ATGATACAAGACACGATTGCCGCCATTTCGACAGCTGTCGGAGAGGGCGGCATTGCCGTTATTCGGGTCAGCGGACCTGAGGCGGTGGAGGCTTGCGCGGCGGTTTTCCGCTCCAAGTCGAATATTGCCGAGGTTGATTCGCATACCGTACATTATGGTCATATTGTGGATCCAGCTTCCGGTGAAACGGTGGAAGAGATCCTGCTTACCATCATGCGCGGTCCGCGCTCGTTTACAGCAGAAGATGTCGTCGAATTGAGCACCCATGGCGGAGTGGTTGCCGTCAAACGCGTGCTCGAGCTGCTGTTGCGGTCCGGCGAAATCCGACTGGCTGAGCCCGGAGAGTTCACGAAGCGGGCTTTTCTGAACGGGCGAATCGATTTGACGCAGGCTGAGGCCGTCATTGACTTAATCCGGTCGAAATCGGACCGTGCTTTCACGGTGGCTTTGAAGCAAGCGGAAGGTATGTTATCCAAGAAGGTGAAGGCTCTGCGGCATGGGCTGATTGAGCTGCTAGCCCATATTGAGGTTAATATCGATTATCCGGAACATGACGTGGAGTCGATGACGAGCGCGTATATCCGGGAACGATGCGGAGAAGCGTACCTGGAAATCGAACGATTGTTAAAAACGGCTGCGGAAGGCAAAATATTACGAGAAGGTATCGTTACCGCCATTGTCGGACGTCCGAACGTAGGAAAGTCTTCGCTGCTTAATGCGCTGGTGCAGGAAAACAAAGCGATTGTAACCGACATTCCTGGCACGACGCGGGATGTAATCGAAGAATATATAACACTTGGAGGCATTCCACTGCGCCTGCTTGATACAGCCGGCATACGCGAGACGGCGGATGTGGTAGAGCGGATCGGCGTTGAACGCTCTCGATCAGCGCTAGAGGAAGCCGATCTGATTTTATTGGTTCTGAATGCGAATGAACCGCTGCATCCGGACGACCGGGAACTGATCGCGAAGATGAAGGGCCGTCAAGTCGTGGTGCTCTTGAACAAGACGGATCTGCCGATCGTATTAGATACGTCCGAGATTGAGGAGAGCTTTCCTGTCGAATCCATTGTGCGTTTGTCCGTGTTGACGGAGCAAGGGTTAGACGAGCTCGAGAATGTAATCAAGCGCATGTTCTTCGATGGCGAGCTGGAATCGGCGGATTTGACTTATGTCAGCAATGTTCGGCATATTTCATTGCTCAACCAGGCACGTCAATCGCTAAGGGATGCAATCGAGGCGACAGAAATCGGCATTCCCATTGATATTGTGCAAATCGACGTACGTACGGCGTGGGAACAATTAGGCGAAATGATAGGTGATTCGGTAGCTGAGTCATTGATCGATCAAATTTTCTCGCAGTTCTGTTTAGGTAAATAA
- the mnmG gene encoding tRNA uridine-5-carboxymethylaminomethyl(34) synthesis enzyme MnmG, with the protein MGYHAGDFDVIVVGAGHAGCEAALASARMGAETLLLTINLDMVAFMPCNPSIGGPAKGHVVREIDALGGEMGRNIDKTFIQMRMLNTGKGPAVHALRAQADKFLYQHFMKQTIEATDHLTLRQGMAEDLIIEDGACVGVVTKTGAEYRAKSIVVTTGTYLRGKVIMGELIYESGPNNQQPSIKLSESLRNLGLQLVRFKTGTPPRVHGDTIDFSKTEIQPGDEKPKFFSYETESSDNEQLPCWLTYTSEETHRIINDNLHRAPMFSGAIEGTGPKYCPSIEDKIVRFADKPKHQIFLEPEGKSTSEYYVQGLSTSMPEDVQLSILRSIPGLEKVEMMRTGYAIEYDAVVPTQLWPSLETKLVPGLFTAGQINGTSGYEEAAGQGIMAGINAARKVQGKPPVIIDRSQGYIGVLIDDLVTKGTTEPYRLLTSRAEYRLLLRHDNADMRLTPTGYEIGLITEARYNRFTIKKAMVEQEIERLKTVRVRPDEDVLALMESIGSAPLQQATDALSLLRRPEVMYEHIERLSPSSEALTEDMKEQVEIQIKYAGYIEKQQIQVDRLSKMEKKRIPDDIDYMVITNLSKEAKANLTTIRPLSIGQAARIGGVTPADISILLVYLEHYNKVLAARG; encoded by the coding sequence ATGGGATATCATGCAGGGGATTTCGATGTCATCGTTGTAGGTGCTGGACATGCTGGCTGTGAAGCTGCACTGGCATCGGCGCGGATGGGCGCTGAGACATTGCTGCTTACGATTAACTTGGATATGGTGGCGTTCATGCCATGTAATCCGTCGATCGGGGGTCCGGCTAAAGGTCATGTCGTACGGGAGATCGATGCGCTCGGCGGAGAGATGGGGCGTAATATCGATAAAACGTTCATCCAAATGCGGATGCTGAATACGGGTAAGGGTCCAGCTGTTCACGCTTTGCGTGCGCAAGCCGATAAATTTCTATATCAGCATTTCATGAAGCAGACGATCGAAGCAACCGATCATTTGACGCTGCGTCAGGGAATGGCTGAAGACCTCATTATTGAGGATGGCGCTTGCGTAGGCGTGGTGACGAAGACAGGTGCGGAATATAGGGCGAAGTCGATCGTAGTTACGACGGGTACGTATTTGCGAGGCAAGGTCATCATGGGCGAACTCATCTATGAGAGCGGACCGAACAATCAACAGCCTTCCATTAAGTTGTCGGAAAGCTTGCGCAATCTTGGTCTGCAGCTCGTGAGGTTCAAAACAGGTACGCCTCCGCGCGTGCACGGGGATACGATTGATTTCTCCAAGACGGAAATTCAGCCCGGCGACGAGAAGCCGAAGTTTTTCTCTTATGAAACGGAGTCCTCCGATAACGAGCAACTGCCTTGCTGGTTGACGTATACATCGGAAGAAACGCATCGCATCATCAATGACAATCTTCATCGTGCTCCAATGTTCTCCGGTGCGATCGAAGGAACGGGTCCTAAGTATTGCCCTTCAATCGAAGACAAAATCGTACGTTTCGCCGATAAGCCGAAGCATCAGATTTTCTTGGAGCCTGAAGGGAAGAGCACGTCGGAGTATTATGTTCAAGGATTGTCTACAAGCATGCCGGAAGACGTTCAACTAAGCATTCTTCGATCGATACCAGGTTTGGAGAAAGTCGAAATGATGCGCACGGGCTATGCTATTGAGTATGATGCGGTCGTTCCGACTCAGCTGTGGCCGTCGCTGGAAACGAAGCTCGTTCCTGGTCTGTTCACTGCCGGCCAAATCAATGGCACTTCGGGTTATGAGGAAGCGGCAGGTCAAGGGATCATGGCTGGTATTAACGCTGCTCGGAAAGTACAAGGGAAACCGCCAGTCATTATCGATCGCTCCCAAGGGTATATCGGGGTTCTCATCGATGATCTCGTGACGAAAGGGACGACAGAGCCTTATCGTCTGCTCACTTCCCGTGCGGAATACCGCTTGCTGCTGCGGCATGACAATGCGGACATGCGCCTTACGCCGACAGGCTACGAAATCGGATTAATCACCGAAGCTCGTTATAACAGGTTTACGATCAAGAAGGCAATGGTGGAGCAGGAGATCGAACGTCTCAAGACGGTGAGAGTCCGCCCTGATGAAGACGTGCTTGCATTAATGGAGTCCATCGGATCCGCACCGCTGCAACAAGCGACAGATGCACTATCCTTATTGCGTCGTCCGGAAGTGATGTATGAACACATTGAGCGTTTGTCACCTTCGTCCGAAGCGCTGACCGAGGATATGAAAGAGCAAGTTGAAATTCAAATCAAATATGCCGGTTACATCGAGAAACAGCAAATTCAGGTTGACCGGCTCTCTAAAATGGAGAAAAAGCGCATTCCGGATGACATCGATTATATGGTAATCACCAATTTGTCCAAGGAAGCGAAAGCGAATCTGACTACGATTCGTCCGCTTTCCATTGGTCAGGCTGCCAGAATTGGAGGCGTAACGCCTGCCGATATTTCCATCTTGCTTGTTTATTTGGAGCATTACAATAAGGTTTTAGCGGCACGGGGGTAA
- the rsmG gene encoding 16S rRNA (guanine(527)-N(7))-methyltransferase RsmG: MNSTETWFAERLQERGVALSPLQLQQFQTYYELLVEWNEKMNLTGITEREAVYEKHFYDSVSLSFFLNMNETSSIADIGSGAGFPSLPLKICFPHLKVTIVDSLNKRIQFLQHVVERLGLQDVFCVHGRAEDISRLAAHRDRYDLVTARAVARLSGLNELCLPFVRRGGVFASMKGADPAEEVQESKRSLSELKAKLVDIHHLKLPFEQSDRHIIVINKLAETPAKYPRKAGLPLKQPIV; encoded by the coding sequence ATGAATTCGACTGAAACATGGTTTGCGGAACGGCTTCAAGAGCGGGGAGTGGCGTTATCGCCGCTCCAACTCCAGCAATTTCAAACCTACTACGAACTGCTCGTTGAGTGGAACGAGAAAATGAATCTAACGGGGATTACGGAAAGAGAAGCAGTTTATGAGAAACACTTCTACGATTCCGTATCGCTTTCCTTCTTCTTAAACATGAATGAAACGTCATCGATTGCCGACATCGGATCCGGCGCCGGCTTTCCTAGTTTGCCATTGAAGATTTGTTTCCCTCATCTCAAAGTGACGATCGTCGATTCGCTGAATAAACGCATTCAGTTTCTTCAGCATGTCGTCGAAAGGCTCGGCCTCCAGGATGTGTTTTGCGTTCATGGCCGTGCGGAGGATATAAGCCGATTGGCAGCTCATAGAGACAGGTACGATTTGGTTACGGCAAGGGCAGTAGCACGATTGAGCGGATTGAACGAGCTATGTCTTCCTTTTGTTCGCAGAGGCGGTGTCTTCGCTTCCATGAAGGGCGCTGATCCTGCAGAGGAAGTACAGGAGTCGAAACGGAGCTTGTCGGAGTTGAAAGCGAAGCTTGTGGACATCCATCATTTAAAGCTTCCATTTGAACAATCGGATCGCCACATCATCGTGATCAACAAACTAGCGGAAACACCAGCGAAGTACCCTAGAAAAGCGGGCCTACCTCTAAAACAGCCGATCGTTTAG
- the noc gene encoding nucleoid occlusion protein — translation MKEQFSRLFGLSDQKNQSQNLDEVKQLPIADVDTSPYQPRTVFDDDRIEELSQTIRTHGIIQPIVVRLRNGRYEIIAGERRFRAVKKLGLETVPAIVREFNDSQAASIALIENLQREGLTSIEEAVAYQKLIDLHNLTQESLAQRLGKSQSTIANKIRLLGLGETVKNALMERKITERHARALLSLDSEELQLKVLDDIITKELNVKQTEARVAFYKETVQNTAKKPKRISFTKDVRIALNTIRQSIDMVSGSGLQIKTNEQDYDDHYEIVIKIPKR, via the coding sequence ATGAAAGAACAATTTTCTCGTTTATTCGGTTTGAGCGATCAAAAGAACCAGAGTCAGAATCTGGACGAAGTAAAGCAGCTTCCGATCGCTGACGTAGATACCAGTCCTTATCAACCACGGACTGTATTCGATGATGACCGTATTGAAGAGCTTAGTCAAACCATTCGGACTCATGGCATTATCCAACCGATTGTGGTTCGGTTACGCAATGGAAGGTACGAAATCATAGCCGGAGAACGTAGATTCCGGGCCGTAAAAAAACTGGGACTGGAGACAGTGCCAGCAATCGTTCGGGAATTCAATGATTCTCAGGCGGCTTCAATTGCATTGATCGAGAACCTTCAGCGTGAAGGGCTCACATCCATCGAAGAAGCGGTTGCCTATCAGAAGCTTATTGATCTGCACAACTTAACGCAAGAAAGCTTAGCCCAACGTCTCGGTAAGAGTCAGTCGACGATTGCGAATAAAATAAGGCTGCTCGGACTAGGCGAAACCGTGAAAAATGCATTAATGGAACGTAAAATCACGGAGCGTCATGCTAGAGCGTTGTTGTCACTGGACTCGGAAGAGTTGCAACTGAAAGTACTAGACGATATTATTACAAAAGAGCTTAATGTAAAGCAGACGGAAGCGAGAGTTGCTTTCTATAAAGAAACGGTCCAGAACACGGCGAAGAAGCCGAAAAGGATCTCGTTTACGAAAGATGTTCGAATCGCGTTGAATACCATTCGTCAATCCATTGACATGGTTTCGGGTTCCGGATTGCAAATTAAGACAAACGAACAGGATTATGATGATCATTATGAAATAGTGATCAAGATTCCTAAACGATAA
- a CDS encoding ParA family protein has protein sequence MSKTIAITNQKGGVGKTTTSVNLGACLASLGKKVLLVDIDPQGNTTSGIGINKADVAHCIYDVLINDVHPNEATCQTNIDGLNIIPATIQLAGAEIELVPTISREQRLKKSLALVKNQYDYILIDCPPSLGILTINSLTASDSVIIPIQCEYYALEGLSQLLNTVRLVQKHLNTSLQIEGVLLTMFDARTNLGIQVIEEVKKYFQQKVYQTIIPRNVRLSEAPSHGQSIITYDPRSKGAEVYLELAKEVIMYEQAAR, from the coding sequence TTGTCAAAAACGATTGCAATAACGAACCAGAAGGGCGGTGTCGGGAAGACGACGACGTCCGTAAACCTTGGCGCTTGTCTGGCTTCTCTGGGGAAGAAAGTGTTGTTGGTTGATATTGACCCTCAGGGCAATACGACGAGCGGAATCGGAATCAATAAGGCGGACGTTGCGCATTGCATTTACGATGTGCTTATTAATGATGTACATCCGAATGAAGCGACCTGCCAGACGAATATCGATGGACTAAATATCATTCCGGCTACGATTCAATTGGCTGGTGCGGAGATCGAGCTCGTGCCGACGATATCCCGTGAACAGCGATTGAAGAAATCGTTAGCGCTCGTGAAAAACCAATACGATTACATTCTGATCGATTGTCCCCCATCGCTAGGTATACTGACAATTAATTCATTGACGGCTTCGGATTCCGTTATCATTCCGATTCAATGCGAATATTACGCGCTGGAAGGTTTAAGCCAGCTATTAAATACAGTTCGTCTTGTGCAGAAACACTTGAATACGTCCCTTCAAATCGAAGGCGTGTTGTTGACGATGTTCGATGCGCGGACAAACCTAGGCATTCAAGTTATTGAAGAGGTAAAGAAGTATTTCCAACAGAAAGTGTACCAAACGATTATTCCGCGTAATGTACGCTTAAGCGAAGCGCCGTCACATGGACAATCGATTATTACGTATGATCCAAGGTCCAAAGGGGCAGAGGTGTATCTTGAACTCGCAAAGGAAGTGATCATGTATGAGCAAGCGGCTAGGTAG
- a CDS encoding ParB/RepB/Spo0J family partition protein yields the protein MSKRLGRGLDALIPSLSVSEEDKVVEVPLAQLRPNPYQPRKTFDDDAIKELAESIKQHGVIQPIIVRTVLKGYEIIAGERRFRASQLCGNPTIPAVVRNFSDQQVMEIALIENLQREDLNAIELSLAYQALMDKFNLTQEELSMKVGKSRSHIANFLRLLSLPEEIKDNVSRGTLSMGHARAIVGVKEDQRKKELADLTIANDWSVRQLEEAIKNLGQPEPVKPKDTTSNKKKDPYINEVEESLRERFKTTVKIKQQKDKGRIELMYYNKQDLERLLELLQQLS from the coding sequence ATGAGCAAGCGGCTAGGTAGAGGACTTGATGCGCTTATTCCATCACTTTCTGTCAGCGAAGAAGATAAAGTGGTTGAAGTACCGCTTGCGCAACTGAGACCGAATCCTTATCAACCTCGGAAAACGTTTGATGACGATGCCATCAAGGAACTTGCGGAGTCGATCAAACAGCATGGCGTCATTCAGCCAATCATCGTCCGCACCGTTCTGAAGGGTTATGAGATCATTGCGGGCGAACGTCGTTTCCGGGCATCTCAGCTTTGCGGTAATCCAACGATCCCTGCCGTAGTGAGAAATTTCTCCGATCAACAGGTCATGGAAATCGCTTTGATTGAAAACTTGCAGCGTGAGGATCTGAATGCAATTGAACTTTCTCTTGCTTATCAGGCGCTTATGGACAAGTTCAATCTGACGCAGGAAGAACTTTCTATGAAGGTGGGCAAGTCGAGGTCGCATATCGCAAACTTCCTTAGACTGTTGTCGCTGCCAGAAGAGATCAAAGATAATGTTTCACGTGGAACATTATCCATGGGTCACGCAAGAGCGATTGTTGGTGTGAAGGAAGATCAGCGAAAGAAAGAATTGGCTGATCTTACGATCGCAAACGACTGGAGTGTAAGGCAGCTTGAGGAAGCGATCAAAAACTTAGGTCAACCGGAACCGGTCAAACCGAAAGACACGACCTCGAATAAGAAGAAAGATCCTTATATTAATGAGGTGGAAGAGTCGCTTCGCGAACGTTTCAAAACAACGGTTAAAATCAAACAGCAAAAAGATAAAGGTCGCATCGAGCTAATGTATTATAACAAGCAGGATTTGGAACGCTTGCTCGAACTGTTACAGCAATTATCATAA
- a CDS encoding aminotransferase class V-fold PLP-dependent enzyme, whose protein sequence is MVEVKGDRPFIYLDHAATSWPKPAAVIEAVREAMEHDSANPGRGSHAMAVRASRILFDTRKSLAKLLAVKNPNDIAFALNTSMALNTVIKGFLKPGDHVIATAIEHNSVRRPLEYLKKLGIIDVTYVEPDERGQLDAKQVGLAFRPNTKLAVVSHSSNLLGSILPVADIGELTRRNGVKLLVDAAQTAGIMDIDVEGMGIDFLAFPGHKGLLGPQGTGGLYIHPDVDLEPLLHGGTGSQSESIEQPSVRPDRYEAGTQNTAGISGLGAGVKYVLHETVQKIHNKEWALTQNIMEGLGALKNVRLLGPELGQPRTGIVSFVIDGADPSEIGFILDQHYNIAVRTGFHCTPLAHETAGTLETGAVRASVGCFTTSQEVEAFVEAVKEIVQHYS, encoded by the coding sequence ATGGTGGAAGTTAAGGGCGATCGACCATTCATTTACTTGGATCATGCAGCAACTTCATGGCCGAAACCTGCTGCAGTAATAGAAGCGGTTAGGGAAGCGATGGAGCATGATAGTGCGAATCCGGGTCGCGGCAGCCATGCGATGGCCGTGAGAGCGAGTCGTATATTGTTTGATACGCGTAAGTCGTTAGCTAAACTGCTTGCCGTCAAAAATCCGAACGATATCGCATTTGCATTGAATACGTCGATGGCGCTGAATACTGTGATTAAGGGATTCCTTAAGCCCGGCGATCATGTAATTGCAACTGCTATTGAACATAACTCGGTGCGCAGGCCGCTTGAATATTTGAAGAAACTTGGGATCATCGATGTTACCTATGTAGAACCGGATGAGCGGGGGCAGTTAGATGCTAAACAAGTAGGACTGGCGTTTCGGCCGAATACCAAATTAGCGGTGGTCAGTCATAGTTCGAATTTATTGGGTTCTATATTGCCCGTTGCGGACATCGGAGAATTGACAAGGCGGAACGGTGTCAAACTGCTGGTGGATGCGGCGCAGACAGCGGGAATTATGGACATCGACGTGGAAGGCATGGGGATTGACTTCCTTGCTTTTCCGGGCCACAAAGGGCTTCTGGGGCCGCAAGGCACAGGTGGGCTGTATATACACCCTGATGTCGATTTGGAGCCTCTGCTGCACGGTGGGACGGGCAGTCAATCGGAATCCATTGAACAGCCCTCGGTAAGGCCGGATCGCTACGAAGCAGGGACGCAAAACACCGCCGGAATCAGCGGGCTTGGAGCCGGGGTCAAGTATGTCCTGCATGAGACGGTTCAAAAGATCCATAATAAAGAATGGGCATTGACGCAGAACATAATGGAGGGATTAGGTGCCCTGAAGAACGTTCGTCTTCTTGGGCCTGAGCTGGGCCAACCGAGAACGGGAATCGTGTCATTCGTTATTGATGGCGCAGATCCATCGGAAATCGGATTTATTTTGGACCAGCACTATAACATAGCGGTACGCACGGGGTTTCATTGTACGCCGCTCGCTCATGAAACTGCGGGAACGTTGGAGACGGGAGCGGTTCGTGCGAGCGTGGGGTGCTTTACGACTTCGCAAGAGGTGGAGGCCTTTGTGGAGGCTGTGAAAGAAATCGTTCAACACTACAGCTAA
- a CDS encoding DUF4446 family protein, producing MDQWIERPFDWVSVGLLVVVLLLLIRNFVLGSKLKKLRKNYTQFMNGTGVEGLEDVIIQIKDQLQRQEEQQRSLKQTVTGLSETLKRKKGNIGIHRYNAFADRGSDLSFSVALVNDEKDGMVLSGIHGRDETFVYAKPLKEGQSAYALTPEEIEAINLALQQEK from the coding sequence ATGGATCAATGGATTGAAAGGCCGTTCGATTGGGTGTCGGTTGGCCTGCTTGTAGTCGTCTTACTATTGCTTATTCGTAATTTCGTGTTGGGCAGCAAGTTGAAGAAACTGAGAAAGAACTATACGCAGTTCATGAACGGTACTGGGGTGGAGGGTCTGGAAGATGTCATCATACAGATCAAGGATCAGCTGCAGAGGCAAGAGGAACAGCAACGCAGCTTGAAACAGACGGTTACCGGATTGAGCGAGACGTTAAAGAGGAAGAAAGGCAACATCGGCATTCATCGCTACAATGCATTTGCAGATCGCGGAAGCGACTTAAGCTTCTCGGTTGCCCTTGTTAATGACGAGAAGGATGGTATGGTGCTTAGCGGTATTCACGGGCGCGATGAAACATTCGTCTATGCAAAGCCCCTAAAAGAGGGACAGTCGGCGTATGCGTTAACTCCCGAAGAAATCGAAGCGATCAATCTGGCCTTGCAACAGGAAAAGTAG
- the yyaC gene encoding spore protease YyaC, whose protein sequence is MKLPGMKETPLKVPYTEPNITGLLINRMTYLLDNVSSDRRIVVVCVGTDRSTGDSLGPLVGTSLSKYRSPFFDLYGTLEEPVHAMNLDETLIDINKHVRKPFVIGIDACLGQAASVGCIQVGTGPVRPGAGVNKDLPPVGDIHITGIVNVGGFMEYFVLQNTRLHLVMRMSDIIAHSLFSSIMKCTRPATFPVARPD, encoded by the coding sequence ATGAAACTGCCAGGGATGAAAGAAACGCCGCTCAAAGTACCTTATACGGAGCCTAACATCACCGGACTGCTTATCAATCGCATGACGTATCTGCTCGATAACGTTTCTTCTGATCGCCGAATTGTCGTCGTATGCGTTGGCACCGACCGCTCAACCGGCGATTCCCTTGGTCCGCTTGTCGGCACTTCGCTGAGCAAATACAGAAGTCCATTCTTTGACTTGTACGGCACGCTGGAAGAACCGGTCCACGCAATGAACTTGGATGAGACGCTGATCGACATCAACAAGCATGTTCGCAAGCCTTTTGTAATCGGCATCGATGCCTGCCTCGGCCAAGCGGCAAGCGTTGGCTGCATTCAAGTTGGTACAGGTCCCGTTCGGCCTGGCGCCGGAGTAAACAAAGATCTGCCACCGGTCGGCGACATCCATATTACCGGCATCGTCAACGTGGGAGGCTTCATGGAATATTTCGTCCTTCAGAATACGCGTCTCCATCTTGTCATGCGAATGTCCGATATTATCGCGCACAGCTTATTTTCTTCCATCATGAAGTGCACGCGTCCGGCTACTTTTCCTGTTGCAAGGCCAGATTGA
- a CDS encoding DUF3343 domain-containing protein, which translates to MLIAFDSTQQALRAEMLLEYAEIEIDICPTPKQITAGCALSIHFPEEDLLAVHEVIVQERVEIRGIFKQIEDQYEAVDI; encoded by the coding sequence GTGCTGATCGCGTTTGACTCCACCCAGCAGGCGCTGCGTGCAGAGATGCTATTAGAATACGCGGAAATTGAAATAGATATCTGTCCGACACCGAAACAAATCACGGCCGGATGTGCACTATCAATTCATTTTCCGGAAGAAGATTTGTTAGCCGTTCATGAGGTTATCGTGCAGGAACGCGTTGAAATTCGAGGAATATTCAAGCAAATCGAAGACCAATATGAGGCTGTCGATATATAG